TAATTATAATCTTTATCTCTATTTtgaagagtcattttcaagttaAAGAATATTTTGGAGTCTTCATGAGTCCATTTTATTCTAATGAGAGGGAAAAAAGTGAAAACATATTCTACGAGGTTTATGGATAATAATCTTATTCCATTTTGAAAACAATCTCaatcttaaaaaatttaaatttgttttttaaatctgatacgcccaaaataatctaACCAATGAGGACAGGTCAACACTTGTTTCGCACCTTATCTGGGTTAGACATTTTGACGAATGATCAGCTCAAACTTAATAAAGAGGATAAGAGATCCATGCCAGTGACTTAAATAATTGAGTAATAGGTGCAAACATTTTATGACTAGGGAGCGATTCACGCCTCCGCGCAATAAATACAAACCAACATACGGttaactcgagcccctataagaagggatctgaAGACAAGACCAAAGTAAGTCACTCAATACTATTCTATTGTTGCGTTCAACCTCTCTAAAAGCatttctcttacttaggcatcagagtgatccctcgAAGTACACCCCGAGTCTtacaagtttttcttttctttccctttcagGTCAACAGAAGTTGAAGGAATATCCCTGTAATTTTTACCCTGCaacaaaatcaaattaattaaaaatttgaaaacaatcaaaccaaaactaacccatatatatatacactttaaAGTCAATCAATCAATTCAATTTGAATCAAATAAAGAAATCATAAGCTTATAAGCTCTCACGAAGAATGGAGACGTCGCGATAACTGTATCCAAACACCGCCAAGGGCATATTCGGCAGTAAAGTGTTCTCCGGGTGCAATGCGCACCGGGCGTATTATAGTAGAACCTACAGGAAGACCTGATCGTCCACTCTATAAAACCCCACTCTTGCCCCCGTTTTGTGTTTTGCAGCTCTTGCGGTCTCCACCCTGCCCCCTCTCTCAGGGAAGCGAACTTCTCCAGTGCGCGAGCGGGGAAGCAACCGCCAAATCTCAAACTTTATGAATGGCGACGGCTAATTCGAAAATCTCAAAAGCGTAAAATCAAATAAAAGACGCAATTCGCAGAGTCTGATTGCGATATAAGGAAAACCCTTCTTGGTTGAACAGGTTCGAAACCCTAATTTTCGCCTGGTCTGATACCTCAATCGATCAGTAACCATGGACATGCGATTTCCTTACTCTCCGGCGGAGGTCGCCAAAGTTCGTATGGTGCAGTTCGGTATACTCAGCCCCGACGAGATTGTAATCTTCACAACTCATCCCAcactccctccatctctcttttatttttcttttttctttttaaatctcTGTGTATGGTTGGTGAGAAATTGTATGAAAAGAAAATGACTGGGAACTGGAAATCTTACAGCTGCAATTCAGCCCTAGCTCGGTGTATGGTTCAAATTTATCGTTTTTGTTTTTTCATGTGATTTGCCCGCCATGAGACAGATGGTAGTATAGGGGTTCAAATTCAAGTTCGATTTACTTTACGTTATCGAGATTGATTcactttaaattactcatttgcGTTCCCTTTTATTATTCACATGTGTTTTGCAGAGGCAAATGTCGGTGGTGCAGATCGAGCACAGCGAAACAACGGAGCGAGGGAAGCCAAAGCCAGCAGGGCTGAGTGACCCTCGGCTTGGTACCATCGATAGGAAGACGAAATGCGAAACTTGCATGGCTAACATGGCCGAGTGCCCTGGTcattttgggcaccttgaactaGCCAAGCCGATGTTTCATATTGGATTTATGAAAACTGTTCTGAGCATTATGCGTTGTGTTTGCTTCAATTGCTCCAAGATCCTCGCAGATGAGGTACGCTTTCCACTTTTATTTGCTAGGGCATTTCCTGCTGAAATGTGATATATAATCACTGTGCAAATGCTACCTTTAGCTTTTGGTGTATTGGGATGTATTCAGCATTAGCAAGTACGGCATTAAATGCTTTTAGGTTTTTATTGGGCATATAATAAAACATTGTTTGGCTACTAAGGCTTCTCATCCTAAACTGGAAAAATTGATATATGATGAGATTAGGAACCTTAGCCATGTTTGAAAACAGCATTTCTTACTTTCGTTTTCCAAATTTAAATTTAGCTCACAAATTTTCATTTGTAGTGAGTTACAAGGCATTATGTACTTTATTATGCTATAAGATGTGTTAGTAATTAGTATTTCAGGACGAGACTCCTCCCTGCAAGAAGCAGAAAGAACAGTCATAACCCGTAAACCCTATAAATCTATTACTGTGTGTTAGAAATGTTATTTTTCAGTTAGAGAGCTACAATGATCTGGCCTGTTGAGCTCATTAACAAGGATAGTATCACGTACATAGAACTATTTTTTGCAACAGAAACAAAGAAAAAAGTCTTTGACAATCAAGTGCTTCCTAGAGTGCCATTGATCaactttattttttgtttctattgcaCTTAAATGAAAGTGGTTTACTCAAATTTCTTAGCTGGCTCATATTTGTATCTTCGTTTCAGCAACCTCATTTGGCTGCAATTCTTACATTTTATAATGACCCATTTTCAGATTTTCATAGTTGTCCTATTTTTTAATGTTCCTTCTTCTTTGTAATGCCATTATTGTTTTTGTCATATTCTTTGTCTCATATACATGTCTTGATTCTTGGCTGTTGAatgattgttattattatgattattgttgttgttgttgatcttttcttcttcttctttaatttgcCAATGAGGCAATATCAAGCTCCATATAAGTAGATGCAACATTTACACACACACAGAGCTTGGCTCACATTGCCTTTGCTACTGTACTCCATTTTCAGCTCCAGAGTTCAGATAATGTATTGTACGTGCCATTTTCAGTATTGCAAAAATATTGattgtctttcttttccttagaaGTTTGTGCACTTGAGCACTTGTGCGCATGTAAAACTTAAAACCTTTATGGTTGAAGTGGGCAATATTTATGCAATATTTGTTATTTAAGGCAATTTGACAATTTGACTTTTTGGATGGCGATGGTTTCTTCTACAGTTCTATCGACTACCGAAGTAACTAACAATGGAAAGCTGAATTAGATTTATTTTTCTTCCACGATGGCCAATCTCTCTTTGCCTGTCAATTTGCTCTTTTTTACCTTGGTGCTtatacttgctttgatttgctCTGGGACTCTTTCCATTTTCTTAATTCTGTTTGTACTTCTCAAACTTGTGTTTTTACTTTGCTGGTTAGGCTTGTTAAGATATGGAATACCTTTGTAGAAGTAGTAGCTGTAAAAATGCCTACGTCTGCATGCTGTCTCATATGCCTGGACTCTGTTTGTTTTACCCTTTGTTGTTACTGGATCATGATGTGGTATGTTACATTTGTTATTTGGTTGCAACTTTTGTAGGAGGAACATAAATTCAAGCAAGCTCAGAAAATCAGGAATCCGAAAAATAGACTTAAGAAGATTTTGGATGCATGTAAGAACAAAACTAAATGTGATGGTGGTGATGAAATTGAGTCTCAAGGTCAGGATACTGAAGAACCAATTAAGAAAAGCCGAGGGGGTTGTGGTGCTCAGCAGCCAAAGATCACAATTGATGGTATGAAAATGGTTGCTGAATACAAAATTCAGAGGAAGAAAAATGATGACCCAGAGCAGCTTCCTGAGCCTGTTGAGAGAAAACAACAGCTTTCTGCAGAAAGGGTAAATTGTTCACAAAGCATCATTGTTTTTTCTTCTCTAATTCAAATTCCTTCTCTCCCCCTTCATCCCTGTTCTTTTCTACTTTCTAATGTTTTCTGGGCGAATCCATCCATGATAATATTTGTGTACTTTTTGTTCAGGTTCTAAATGTCCTGAAGAGGATTAGTGATGAAGACTGCCTTTTACTTGGTTTAAATCCTAAATATGCCCGTCCTGATTGGATGATTTTGCAAGTTCTTCCGATACCTCCACCTCCAGTGAGACCTTCTGTGATGATGGACACATCATCGAGGAGTGAGGCAAGCCTTTTTTGCTTTATTAAAGTGATTTTGCAAgtaacaaaaaaattattttatggtTTCTGCTTCGAAAATCTAAGAGTTGTACCTTTTTTTATTTGCGGCATATAATTCCAATCTGTGGGAGTGCTAGTAAAATGACATGTTAGTATTTGTGGCGATGGTATCTGTATATAAAAAACATTTGTGTTGGTGTTAATATTTGTAGTCATGCTGCGCCTATAAAAAATATTTGCTCTGTTGTCAGTTTTTCTTGCAGTTGTAAAGTTGAACTCTAATATCTTGTTTTTGCATGTTTCTTCTTAACCAGGATGATTTAACTCATCAGTTGGCGATGATTATTAGGCAGAATGAGAATCTGAGGAAACAGGAGAGAAATGGGTCCGCTGCACATATAATCTCAGAATTCGCTCAGTTACTGCAGTTTCATGTAGCAACATACTTCGATAATGAACTTCCGGGTCAGCCCAGGGTATATTTGCATTTCCACTTGCTTCCATGTACTTCTTGAAGTACTATTATTGGTATTAATTGTAGTTCCTGTTTTGCCTCTCCAGGCTACACAGAGATCAGGCCGGCCAATCAAATCAATATGCAGTAGGCTTAAGGCTAAGGAGGGTCGCATAAGAGGTAACTTGATGGGTAAACGTGTTGATTTTTCGGCACGTACAGTTATAACTCCTGATCCAACAATTAACATTGATGAATTGGGAGTACCGTGGAGTATTGCTCTGAACTTAACATATCCCGAAACTGTGACGCCTTATAACATTGAAAGGTTTGAGTCTTTAGATGAACTCACTTTATTTGTTTTTGGTGCCTATTTGTGGCATTTTTAATACGTCTCACGATTCAGGCTGAAGGAACTTGTTGAATATGGACCTCATCCACCTCCTGGTAAAACTGGTGCCAAGTACATCATAAGGGAGGATGGACAGAGGCTTGATCTTCGTTATTTGAAGAAAAGTAGTGATCATCATCTGGAGCTTGGATACAAGGCAAACCATCCTCTTTTTGTTATGCTGGTTATTGATTATGTATATTTTTTGAATGAGCTTTGAACATGCTCCATCTTGTTTGCAGGTGGAGCGGCACTTGAATGATGGAGATTTTGTTCTATTTAATAGACAACCTAGCTTGCATAAGATGTCCATTATGGGGCATAGAATCAAGATCATGCCTTATTCCACCTTCCGATTAAATTTATCTGTTACTTCCCCTTATAATGCGGATTTTGATGGAGATGAAATGAATATGCATGTTCCTCAATCTTTTGAGACCAGAGCTGAAGTTCTGGAGCTGATGATGGTACCTAAATGTATCGTGTCACCCCAGTCAAACCGACCTGTTATGGGCATTGTGCAGGATACACTTTTAGGATGTCGCAAGATCACAAAGAGAGATACCTTCATTGAGAAGGTAATGTTGgttattatttatttaacttttaaatttttaattttttttttacggCTGCTTATTTATATGCCATTCCATGCAAGTGTTTTGATCTTAATTGATTCTTTGGTTTTGCAGGATGTTTTTATGAACATTTTGATGTGGTGGGAAGATTTTGATGGAAAGATACCTGCTCCAGCAATTTTGAAGCCTAGGCCACTTTGGACTGGAAAACAAGTGTTCAATCTTATAATTCCAAAGCAGATAAATCTCATGAGAACGTCAGCATGGCACTCAGAAGCTGAAACTGGATTTGTAACTCCTGGTGATACTCAAGTTCGAATAGAAAGGGGGGAGCTCCTTTGTGGCACTCTTTGCAAGAAAACCCTGGGAACGTCAACAGGAAGTCTTATACATGTCATATggtatgattttcaaaatatataaggtGTTTATGGATTAGTTCtgtatatttttctattttataaCTGATGCATTATCACCTCTCATGCTCATATGTTCAGGGAGGAAGTTGGTCCAGATGCTGCTCGCAAATTCTTGGGACATACCCAGTGGCTTGTTAACTATTGGCTTTTGCAGAATGCGTTTAGCATTGGTATTGGGGACACAATTGCTGACGCAGCAACTATGGAAAAAATTAATGAAACAATTTCTAGAGCCAAGAATGAAGTAAAAGAACTTATTAGGGCTGCCCAAGAAAAGCAGCTAGAAGCTGAGCCAGGGCGGACCATGATGGAGTCATTTGAGAATCGAGTGAACCAGGTGCAGGATCTGTATGAAATGTTTTTCTCAATGGccttttttacttttgttttcttaaATCATGCTTTTCCTGTCAGGTCTTGAACAAAGCCCGTGATGATGCTGGAAGTAGTGCCCAAAAGAGCTTATCAGAGAGTAACAATCTAAAGGCGATGGTTACAGCGGGGTCAAAAGGAAGTTTTATCAACATATCACAAATGACTGCTTGTGTGGGGCAGCAGAATGTTGAAGGTAAGCGAATCCCATATGGCTTCATAGATCGGACGCTTCCCCATTTTACAAAAGATGATTATGGACCTGAAAGTCGTGGTTTTGTGGAGAACTCTTATCTGCGAGGATTGACTCCTCAAGAATTCTTTTTTCATGCCATGGGTGGTAGGGAAGGTCTGATTGATACTGCTGTCAAAACTTCTGAGACTGGATACATCCAGAGGCGGCTTGTGAAGGCTATGGAGGACATTATGGTCAAATATGATGGTACTGTTAGAAACTCTCTAGGGGATGTTATCCAGTTCCTGTACGGGGAAGATGGTATGGATTCTGTTTGGATTGAATCACAAAAGCTGGATTCCCTTAAAATGAAGAAATCTGAGTTTGATCAGGTTTTCAGATATGAGATTGATGATGAAAATTGGAATCCAAGTTATATGTTGCCAGAACATGTTGAGGATCTAAAAACCATTCGGGAGTTCCGGAATGTGTTTGATGCTGAGGTTCAGAAACTTGAAGCAGATCGATTCCAGCTTGGGACAGAGATTGCTACCACTGGTGA
The sequence above is a segment of the Malania oleifera isolate guangnan ecotype guangnan chromosome 8, ASM2987363v1, whole genome shotgun sequence genome. Coding sequences within it:
- the LOC131162133 gene encoding DNA-directed RNA polymerase II subunit RPB1 isoform X1, which produces MDMRFPYSPAEVAKVRMVQFGILSPDEIRQMSVVQIEHSETTERGKPKPAGLSDPRLGTIDRKTKCETCMANMAECPGHFGHLELAKPMFHIGFMKTVLSIMRCVCFNCSKILADEEEHKFKQAQKIRNPKNRLKKILDACKNKTKCDGGDEIESQGQDTEEPIKKSRGGCGAQQPKITIDGMKMVAEYKIQRKKNDDPEQLPEPVERKQQLSAERVLNVLKRISDEDCLLLGLNPKYARPDWMILQVLPIPPPPVRPSVMMDTSSRSEDDLTHQLAMIIRQNENLRKQERNGSAAHIISEFAQLLQFHVATYFDNELPGQPRATQRSGRPIKSICSRLKAKEGRIRGNLMGKRVDFSARTVITPDPTINIDELGVPWSIALNLTYPETVTPYNIERLKELVEYGPHPPPGKTGAKYIIREDGQRLDLRYLKKSSDHHLELGYKVERHLNDGDFVLFNRQPSLHKMSIMGHRIKIMPYSTFRLNLSVTSPYNADFDGDEMNMHVPQSFETRAEVLELMMVPKCIVSPQSNRPVMGIVQDTLLGCRKITKRDTFIEKDVFMNILMWWEDFDGKIPAPAILKPRPLWTGKQVFNLIIPKQINLMRTSAWHSEAETGFVTPGDTQVRIERGELLCGTLCKKTLGTSTGSLIHVIWEEVGPDAARKFLGHTQWLVNYWLLQNAFSIGIGDTIADAATMEKINETISRAKNEVKELIRAAQEKQLEAEPGRTMMESFENRVNQVLNKARDDAGSSAQKSLSESNNLKAMVTAGSKGSFINISQMTACVGQQNVEGKRIPYGFIDRTLPHFTKDDYGPESRGFVENSYLRGLTPQEFFFHAMGGREGLIDTAVKTSETGYIQRRLVKAMEDIMVKYDGTVRNSLGDVIQFLYGEDGMDSVWIESQKLDSLKMKKSEFDQVFRYEIDDENWNPSYMLPEHVEDLKTIREFRNVFDAEVQKLEADRFQLGTEIATTGDNSWPMPVNLKRLIWNAQKTFKVDLRRPSDMHPMEIVEAVDKLQERLKVVPGDDLMSMEAQKNATLFFNILLRSTLASKRVLKEYRLTREAFEWVIGEIESRFLQSLVAPGEMIGCVAAQSIGEPATQMTLNTFHYAGVSAKNVTLGVPRLREIINVAKKIKTPSLSVYLKPEVSKTKEKAKNVQCALEYTTLRSVTQATEVWYDPDPMSTIIEEDVDFVKSYYEMPDEEVAPEKISPWLLRIELNREMMVDKKLSMADIAEKINLEFDDDLTCIFNDDNAEKLILRIRIMNDEGPKGELQDESAEDDVFLKKIESNMLTEMALRGIPDINKVFIKSGKVNKFEENEGFKPEVEWMLDTEGVNLLAVMCHEDVDARRTTSNHLIEVIEVLGIEAVRRSLLDELRVVISFDGSYVNYRHLAILCDTMTYRGHLMAITRHGINRNDTGPMMRCSFEETVDILLDAAVFAETDHLRGVTENIMLGQLAPIGTGDCALYLNDQMLEHAIDVQLPSYMEGLDFGMTPSRSPITGTPYHDGMMSPNYLLSPNLRLSPVTDAQFSPYVGGMAFSPTSSPGYSPSSPGYSPSSPGYSPTSPGYSPTSPGYSPTSPGYSPTSPTYSPSSPGYSPTSPAYSPTSPSYSPTSPSYSPTSPSYSPTSPSYSPTSPSYSPTSPSYSPTSPSYSPTSPAYSPTSPAYSPTSPAYSPTSPSYSPTSPSYSPTSPSYSPTSPSYSPTSPSYSPTSPSYSPTSPAYSPTSPGYSPTSPSYSPTSPSYSPTSPSYNPSAKYSPSLAYSPSSPRLSPSSPYSPTSPNYSPTSPSYSPTSPSYSPSSPTYSPSSPYNSGVSPNYSPSSPQYSPSAGYSPSAPGYSPSSTSQYTPQMSNKDDDESSR
- the LOC131162133 gene encoding DNA-directed RNA polymerase II subunit RPB1 isoform X2; protein product: MSVVQIEHSETTERGKPKPAGLSDPRLGTIDRKTKCETCMANMAECPGHFGHLELAKPMFHIGFMKTVLSIMRCVCFNCSKILADEEEHKFKQAQKIRNPKNRLKKILDACKNKTKCDGGDEIESQGQDTEEPIKKSRGGCGAQQPKITIDGMKMVAEYKIQRKKNDDPEQLPEPVERKQQLSAERVLNVLKRISDEDCLLLGLNPKYARPDWMILQVLPIPPPPVRPSVMMDTSSRSEDDLTHQLAMIIRQNENLRKQERNGSAAHIISEFAQLLQFHVATYFDNELPGQPRATQRSGRPIKSICSRLKAKEGRIRGNLMGKRVDFSARTVITPDPTINIDELGVPWSIALNLTYPETVTPYNIERLKELVEYGPHPPPGKTGAKYIIREDGQRLDLRYLKKSSDHHLELGYKVERHLNDGDFVLFNRQPSLHKMSIMGHRIKIMPYSTFRLNLSVTSPYNADFDGDEMNMHVPQSFETRAEVLELMMVPKCIVSPQSNRPVMGIVQDTLLGCRKITKRDTFIEKDVFMNILMWWEDFDGKIPAPAILKPRPLWTGKQVFNLIIPKQINLMRTSAWHSEAETGFVTPGDTQVRIERGELLCGTLCKKTLGTSTGSLIHVIWEEVGPDAARKFLGHTQWLVNYWLLQNAFSIGIGDTIADAATMEKINETISRAKNEVKELIRAAQEKQLEAEPGRTMMESFENRVNQVLNKARDDAGSSAQKSLSESNNLKAMVTAGSKGSFINISQMTACVGQQNVEGKRIPYGFIDRTLPHFTKDDYGPESRGFVENSYLRGLTPQEFFFHAMGGREGLIDTAVKTSETGYIQRRLVKAMEDIMVKYDGTVRNSLGDVIQFLYGEDGMDSVWIESQKLDSLKMKKSEFDQVFRYEIDDENWNPSYMLPEHVEDLKTIREFRNVFDAEVQKLEADRFQLGTEIATTGDNSWPMPVNLKRLIWNAQKTFKVDLRRPSDMHPMEIVEAVDKLQERLKVVPGDDLMSMEAQKNATLFFNILLRSTLASKRVLKEYRLTREAFEWVIGEIESRFLQSLVAPGEMIGCVAAQSIGEPATQMTLNTFHYAGVSAKNVTLGVPRLREIINVAKKIKTPSLSVYLKPEVSKTKEKAKNVQCALEYTTLRSVTQATEVWYDPDPMSTIIEEDVDFVKSYYEMPDEEVAPEKISPWLLRIELNREMMVDKKLSMADIAEKINLEFDDDLTCIFNDDNAEKLILRIRIMNDEGPKGELQDESAEDDVFLKKIESNMLTEMALRGIPDINKVFIKSGKVNKFEENEGFKPEVEWMLDTEGVNLLAVMCHEDVDARRTTSNHLIEVIEVLGIEAVRRSLLDELRVVISFDGSYVNYRHLAILCDTMTYRGHLMAITRHGINRNDTGPMMRCSFEETVDILLDAAVFAETDHLRGVTENIMLGQLAPIGTGDCALYLNDQMLEHAIDVQLPSYMEGLDFGMTPSRSPITGTPYHDGMMSPNYLLSPNLRLSPVTDAQFSPYVGGMAFSPTSSPGYSPSSPGYSPSSPGYSPTSPGYSPTSPGYSPTSPGYSPTSPTYSPSSPGYSPTSPAYSPTSPSYSPTSPSYSPTSPSYSPTSPSYSPTSPSYSPTSPSYSPTSPSYSPTSPAYSPTSPAYSPTSPAYSPTSPSYSPTSPSYSPTSPSYSPTSPSYSPTSPSYSPTSPSYSPTSPAYSPTSPGYSPTSPSYSPTSPSYSPTSPSYNPSAKYSPSLAYSPSSPRLSPSSPYSPTSPNYSPTSPSYSPTSPSYSPSSPTYSPSSPYNSGVSPNYSPSSPQYSPSAGYSPSAPGYSPSSTSQYTPQMSNKDDDESSR